A genomic window from Triticum urartu cultivar G1812 chromosome 7, Tu2.1, whole genome shotgun sequence includes:
- the LOC125518635 gene encoding nuclear transcription factor Y subunit B-6-like — MENDGVPNGPAAPAPTQATPVVREQDRLMPIANVIRIMRRALPAHAKISDEAKEAIQECVSEFISFVTGEANERCRMQRRKAVNAEDIVWALNRLGFDDYVVPLSVFLKRMRDPDAGTGGAAAGYSRAVTSAPPRAAPPVIHAVPLQALLAQSDAKLAL, encoded by the coding sequence ATGGAGAACGACGGCGTCCCCAACGGACCAGCGGCGCCGGCGCCTACCCAGGCGACGCCGGTGGTGCGGGAGCAGGACCGGCTGATGCCGATCGCAAACGTGATCCGCATCATGCGCCGCGCGCTCCCTGCCCATGCCAAGATCTCCGACGAAGCCAAGGAGGCGATCCAGGAATGCGTGTCGGAGTTCATCAGCTTCGTCACCGGCGAGGCCAACGAACGGTGCCGCATGCAGCGCCGCAAGGCCGTCAACGCCGAAGACATCGTGTGGGCCCTAAACCGCCTCGGCTTCGACGACTACGTCGTGCCCCTCAGCGTCTTCCTGAAGCGCATGCGCGACCCCGATGCGGGGACAGGTGGTGCCGCTGCAGGCTACAGCCGCGCCGTGACGAGTGCCCCTCCCCGTGCGGCCCCGCCTGTGATCCACGCCGTGCCACTGCAGGCTCTGTTGGCGCAGTCCGATGCCAAGCTCGCCCTATAG